Below is a genomic region from Candidatus Latescibacter sp..
GAGCGCCTGCACATTCGCCGATATCATAGTCGATATCGCTAAATTGCAAAGCGAATTGGTTCATGGCCTGCGGGCGAAAAAGGATGTCAGAGAAAAAGTGGAGGCCATGCATAGTCTTGAACACCGGGCGGACGAACTGTTTCACGACAGCATTGCGGCGCTGTTCAATGATGAGGAAAAATACCAGACCGTGGAAAACATGAAATTCAAGGAATTCTATGAACACCTCGAATCGGTTGTCGACAGCATCGACTATATCGGCAAACTCATACACGGAATACGAATGAAACAGGGTTGAAAAACCGAAGTGGAGTGATGAATGATTTCTATCAGTTTCCTGGTTATACTGGTAATCCTGTTAGCGCTGGTTTTCGATTTTCTGAACGGGTTTCACGATGCTGCAAACTCTATAGCCACGGTTGTCGTAACGAGGACACTCACACCCCTGCAGGCTGTCATCCTCGCAGGAATGGCCAATTTTATCGGCTATTTCACATTCGGCCACGCCATCGCCAAGATGGTAAGCAAGGGCATAATCAATCTCGACATGTTGCCTACTCCCGATGCGAAACTTACTCTCCTGCTTGGCGCGCTCGTGGGAGCGATCATCTGGAACATCTTTACCTGGCTTTTGGGGCTTCCGACTTCGAGCAGCCACGCGCTGATCGGCGGGTTGATCGGCGCAGGCCTGGCATCTTCGGGACCGGACATGATTATTATAGGCTCGATCGCGATACATGCGGGGAAGCTGTCGGTCACCGGGATTCTGCCGATCATTGTATTCATCATCATAGCACCGCTTCTGGGGATGATTGGAGCCACGGCTTTTATCCTTGCCATACTTAACCTATTCAAAAAGATGCCATACTATCATTCGGCGAAATTGTTCAAATATCTCCAGCTCATTTCCGCTACATGGTTTAGCGTCGGGCACGGCACCAACGACGCCCAGAAGATGATGGGGGTCATATCGCTCGCGTTGTTCAGCGGAGGCATGGCCAATTCACTGGAAATACAGCCCTGGGTTGCATTTGCATGCTACGCTTCGATAGGATTGGGGACGATGTTCGGCGGTTGGCGTATTGTCAAGACAATGGGAACAAAAATCACCAAAATCCGGGCGACGGAAGGGTTCTGCGCAGAATCATCTGCAGCCCTGGTGCTCATGGGTACTGCCCATTTCGGGATTCCGGTGTCCACTACCCACGTTATCTCAGGAGCAATAATGGGCGTCGGAACGGTGGAAAATATCAGGGCCGTACGCTGGGGAACAGCACGAAAGATCGTCTGGGCATGGTTTATGACCATTCCAATGGCTGCATTATGCTCAGCGGCCGCTTACAGGATAATATCCCTTATCCACTGAGCCTTTTCTTTCATACAAGGAGCTGTGCAATGGCTGATATGAAACGAACCGGTTCTTCTCAACATTTCTCTCGCCGCGAAGTTCTCGGCATGACAGGCGCAGCCGCCTTGGCAGGCGTTGCAGGTAGGGCAACGGCATCGGAAAAACGGCCTCGTGTCGCCTGTGTTATCACCGAATACTGGGATTTGTCCCATGCCGATTGGATTGTCCAGAAGCTGTTGGACGGTTACTGGTGGCAGGGTGCGCATACTCCATCCCGGGTGGACGTCGTGTCCATGTTCGTCCACCAGTTTCCGGATAACGATTTAAGCCGGAAGGTATGCGCGAAGTACAATATTCCCATGTTTTCCCGGGTAAGTGACGCGCTCACTCTCTCAGGGAAGAACCTCGCAGTGGATGGAGTTGTTCTTATCGGCGAGCACGGGAAATATCACACAAACCTGAAAGGGCAAACGTACTATCCCCGCTGGTGGCTCTACCAGCAGATTATGCGCGTTTTTACTCAGAGCAGGCGTTCGGCGCCGGTTTTCAACGACAAGCACCTTTCTACCGACTGGAACGAAGCGAAGTGGATGTATGACCGATCCCGGGAGATGGGATTCCCCCTCATGGCGGGAT
It encodes:
- a CDS encoding inorganic phosphate transporter codes for the protein MISISFLVILVILLALVFDFLNGFHDAANSIATVVVTRTLTPLQAVILAGMANFIGYFTFGHAIAKMVSKGIINLDMLPTPDAKLTLLLGALVGAIIWNIFTWLLGLPTSSSHALIGGLIGAGLASSGPDMIIIGSIAIHAGKLSVTGILPIIVFIIIAPLLGMIGATAFILAILNLFKKMPYYHSAKLFKYLQLISATWFSVGHGTNDAQKMMGVISLALFSGGMANSLEIQPWVAFACYASIGLGTMFGGWRIVKTMGTKITKIRATEGFCAESSAALVLMGTAHFGIPVSTTHVISGAIMGVGTVENIRAVRWGTARKIVWAWFMTIPMAALCSAAAYRIISLIH